A window of Plantibacter sp. PA-3-X8 genomic DNA:
TCGGGTTATGCACAGCGTGTGGATAGCACCGCGCTCAGCCCCGAATACTCAGGGGAGAGCCTGTGGATGAACCTGTGAGTATGTGTGGGGAGAACTATGTCGGACGCCGACGATGCGATCGCTGAGACCTGGCAATCGGTGCTCGAGATCCTCTCCGTCGACGACCGCATCACCCCGCCGCTCCGCGGGTTCCTCAACCTCATCGTCCCCAAGGGCATCATGGGCGGCACCTTCTACCTGGAGGTGCCCAACGAGTTCACGATGGGCATGCTCAACCAGCGCATGCGGGCACCGATCCTCGCCGCACTCGCGTCCATCGTCGACGGCGGTCCCGTCGGCAACTACGCGATCGTCGTCAACCCCGACATCGTCGAGGAACGGTACGAGCAGACCGGCTTCCAGCACATCGACCCGGCACCGCTCGAGTCACCGCAACCGCAGCTGACCCCGACCCCCACGCTGCCGGCTCGCGAGAACGACACCCGACTCAACCCGAAGTACAGCTTCGACAACTTCGTCATCGGTCAGTCCAACCGGTTCGCGCACGCGGCCGCGGTCGCCGTGGCCGAAGCGCCGGCCAAGGCCTACAACCCGCTGTTCGTGTACGGCGACTCCGGGCTCGGCAAGACCCACCTCCTCCACGCCATCGGCCACTACGCGATGAACCTCTACGCGGGGATCCGCGTCCGGTACGTGTCCAGCGAGGAGTTCACGAACGACTTCATCAACTCGATCGCCAACAACCGCGGCTCGTTCTTCCAGTCGCGGTACCGCGACATCGACATCCTGCTGATCGACGACATCCAGTTCCTCCAGGGCAAGGCGGAGACGCAGGAGGCGTTCTTCCACACCTTCAACACCCTGCACGATCACAACAAGCAGGTGGTCATCACCAGCGACCTGCCGCCGAAGGCGCTCACCGGCTTCGAAGAGCGGATGCGTTCGCGCTTCGAGTGGGGACTCATCACCGACGTCCAGGCTCCCGACCTCGAGACGCGCATCGCGATCCTGCGCAAGAAGGCGCAGAACGAGAAGCTGCACATCCCGGACGAGGTCCTCGAGTTCATCGCCACCAAGGTGTCGAGCAACATCCGTGAGCTGGAAGGCACGCTCATCCGGGTCGTCGCGTTCGCGAGCCTGAACCGGACCGCCGTCGACATGACGTTGGCCCAGACGGTGCTGAAGGACGTCATCAGCCTCGACGACGACAACGTCATCTCGCCGATCGACATCATCAACACGACGGCCGACTACTTCAAGCTCTCGGTCGACGACCTGTACGGCTCGAGCCGATCGCAGGCGGTCGCGACGGCGCGTCAGATCGCGATGTACCTCTGTCGCGAGCTCACGAACCTCTCACTCCCGAAGATCGGTCAGCTGTTCGGCAACCGGGACCACACGACGGTCATGTACGCCAACCGGAAGATCACCGACCTCATGCAGGAGAAGCGCTCGATCTACAACCAGGTGACCGAGCTCACGAGCCGCATCAAGCAGAACCTCCGCTACGGCGCCTGACCCCTGTTCGGTCACTGAACCTCACTCGGTCCCTGAGCTTGTCGAAGGGCCCTCGACAGGCTCGGGGACCGGGGAACCGCTACGGCGCCTGACGCGTCCTGGTGAACGTTTCCGGCCCCTCGACGCACTCGGTGCGCTCGAGGGGCCGATTTCGTTCATCAGGCGACGACGAGCGCTCATTCGACGACATGATCCGAGCCCGATCTGTCCACATTCGGACCTCGCAGCCCTGTGGATAACCTGTGGAGAGATGTGGAAGCTCCGGGCAGGCTTGTGAGTGAACATCGTTCACCGGCCTGCGCGTCCCACACCCTAGCGTCGTTCTCTCCACAGGCCACCACCAAGTTACACACATGTAGTTCCCTGTGTTCGAGCGGGTTCGGCGGACTTATCCACAGTTTCCACACCGGTTAAGACTGTTAACCGTTAATTCAATGATCTCTCCGCCAAACAACCTTTCCCCAGGCTCGCTTCTCCACAGCACCTCGTCCCACTCGACCCCGGAAGCAGACCCACTAGCATTGGTGACGTCATCGAGAGCCAGAGACAGGGGACTTGTCGTGCGATTCAGCGTCAACCGGGATGTATTCAGCGAAGCCGTCTCGTTCGCAGTGAAGCTGCTCCCGCAGCGCCCGACGCTGCCGATCCTGAACGGCATCCTCATCGAAGCCGGTGACGACGGTCTCATCCTGTCCTCCTTCGACTACGAGGTCTCCAGCCAGACCGGCATCGCGGCCGAGGTCGAGGAGGCCGGCACGGCACTCGTCAACGGCCGGCTGCTCTCGGAGATCGCCAGCCGCCTTCCGAACGCGCCCGTCCGGTTCAGCAAGGTCGAGAACCGCATCGAGGTCACCTGTGGTTCTGCCCGGTTCACGCTCGGATCGATGCCCGTCGAGGAGTACCCGACGATCCCGCAGGTCGACGCCGACTTCGGCCTCGTGCCCGCCGACGAGTTCGCCACCGCAGTGAGCCAGGTCGCTGTCGCCGCAAGCCGCGACGACGTGACCCCGGTCATCACCGGCGTACAGCTCGAGGTATCCAAGACGAGCCTCAGCCTCGTCGCGACCGACCGCTACCGCGTCGCGGTCCGCGAGATCGACTGGGACTCGGGCCAGGGCGACGGTTCCAGCGAGACGATCACAGCCCTCGTGCCGGCCCGCACGCTCCAGGAGGTCGGCAAGACCTTCGGCCACAGCGGCAACATCAACGTCGCGATCACGAATCGCGACGACCGCGAGCTCATCGCGTTCCGGGCCGACCGCAAGACGGTCACCTCGCTGCTGATCAAGGGCAACTTCCCGCCGGTCAAGCGGCTCTTCCCCGAGACGACCGACAACTACGCGATCATCAACACCGCGGAACTCATCGAGGCGACCAGGCGCATGTCGCTCGTCCTCGAGCGCGAAGCGGCTCTCCGCTTCACCTTCACCATCGACGGCCTCACGCTCGAAGCCGTCGGATCCGAGCAGGCGCAGGCATCCGAGGGCATCGACGCCCTCCTCACCGGCGACGACATCGTGCTCTCCCTCAAGCCGCAGTTCCTGATCGACGGTCTGACCGCGGTCCGGAGCGAGTACGTGCGGTTCTCTTTCACGAAGACGGAGAACACGAACAAGCCGGGACCCATGCTCATCACGAGCCAATCCTCCAAGGATCAGCCGGGTGCCGACAGCTACAAGTACCTGCTGCAGCCGAACCTGCTGCTGCGCTGACACGCAAAGGATCCACCATGCACATCGGTCTCGTCGGTCTCGGCAAGATGGGCAACAACATGCGCACGCGTCTGCGTGCGAACGGCATCGAGGTCACCGGTTTCGACCGGAACCCCGATGTCACCGACGTCGCGACGATCAGCGACCTCGTCGCTGCGCTCCCGGCACCTCGCACGGTCTGGGTCATGGTCCCCGCCGGGGCCATCACCGACTCCGTCGTCGAGGAGCTGAACGGCCTGCTCGAGGCCGGCGACCTGATCATCGACGGCGGCAACAGCCGCTTCACGGACGACTTCAAGCACGCTGAACTGCTGTCGGCGAAGGGCATCGACTACATCGATGCCGGCGTCTCCGGCGGTGTCTGGGGTGTCGACAACGGCTACGGCCTCATGGTCGGCGGTTCCAAGGAGCAGGTGGAGCGGGTCATGCCCGTCTTCGACGCCCTGCGTCCTGAAGGCCCGCGCGATGAGGGCTTCGTCCACGTCGGAGAGGTCGGCGCCGGCCACTACGCGAAGATGGTGCACAACGGCATCGAGTACGCGCTCATGCAGGCGTACGCCGAGGGCTTCGAGCTCCTCGACAAGCGCGAGGACATCATCAAGGACGTGCCCGGCACCTTCAAGGCCTGGCAGCGCGGCACCGTCGTGCGGTCCTGGCTGCTGGAGCTCCTCGTCCGCGCCCTCGAGGAGGACCCGGACTTCGAGCAGATCGAGGGCTACGTCGAGGACTCGGGTGAGGGCCGCTGGACGATCGAGGAGGCCATCGCGAACGCGGTGCCCGTCCCGACCATCTCGGCATCGATCTTCGCCCGCTTCGTGTCGCGCCAGGAGGACTCGCCGGCCATGAAGGCGGTCGCCGCACTCCGCAACCAGTTCGGCGGACACGCGGTCAAGAAGGCCGACGACTGACGACACGACGTCTCCTGACGAACGAAATCGACCCTCCAGCGGAGCGGAAGGCTCCGGGAGGGTCGATTTCGTTCACCCTGCGCCGTCGTGACTGGCGCGCTCGGACGTCCGACGGCGCCCCGACCCGTTCGGCGTCAGGGCGAGGCGGTAGGGTGACGTGGTGATCGTGCGGCACTTGAATCTCACCGACTATCGCAACTACGCGGTGGTCGATGTCGCGCTCGAACCCGGACCCAATCTGTTCGTGGGTCGCAATGGCCAAGGCAAGACCAACCTCGTCGAGGCGATCGGATACCTCAGCAGCCTCGGGTCCCATCGGGTCTCCTCCGAACAGGCACTCATCCGACACGGTGCCGACGCGGCGATCATCAGGGCGCGCATCGTGCACGACGGTCGTGAGCTGCTCGCCGAGGTGCAGCTCAACCGGGGTTCGGCCAACCGCGCGCAGGTGAACCGGTCGCAGATCAAGCCGCGCGAACTGCCGCGGTACGTGTCCACCGTGCTGTTCGCCCCGGAGGACCTCTTGATCGTCCGAGGCGACCCGTCGGCGCGCCGGCGGTTCATCGACCAGCTCCTCGTGCAGCGGATCCCCCGCCTGGCCGGGGTGATGGCCGACTACGACCGCTCCCTGAAGCAGCGGAACTCGCTCCTCAAGTCGGCGAGGGCGCGTGGGCTGAAGTCCGGGCCCCTGGCGACGCTCGACCTCTGGGACGACCGACTCGTGCAGTACGGCACGGAGATCATCGCCGAACGTCTGCAGCTCCTGGCCATGCTCGGTGGGCC
This region includes:
- the recF gene encoding DNA replication/repair protein RecF, with protein sequence MIVRHLNLTDYRNYAVVDVALEPGPNLFVGRNGQGKTNLVEAIGYLSSLGSHRVSSEQALIRHGADAAIIRARIVHDGRELLAEVQLNRGSANRAQVNRSQIKPRELPRYVSTVLFAPEDLLIVRGDPSARRRFIDQLLVQRIPRLAGVMADYDRSLKQRNSLLKSARARGLKSGPLATLDLWDDRLVQYGTEIIAERLQLLAMLGGPLRAAYEAVAGDDHRPVLLPVLSIAGTDAEDESAAADPTEGVEPGAPVDLARIAERFRAALAQLRSAELERGLTLVGPHRDDVFFGLNGLPVKGYASHGESWSFALAAKLASAELLRADSSLGDPVLILDDVFAELDSRRRERLAAAVAEYDQVIITAAVFDDVPERFTAHVVRIEAGRIVDGPEDAAGPVNEPFPTESTHD
- the dnaN gene encoding DNA polymerase III subunit beta; translation: MRFSVNRDVFSEAVSFAVKLLPQRPTLPILNGILIEAGDDGLILSSFDYEVSSQTGIAAEVEEAGTALVNGRLLSEIASRLPNAPVRFSKVENRIEVTCGSARFTLGSMPVEEYPTIPQVDADFGLVPADEFATAVSQVAVAASRDDVTPVITGVQLEVSKTSLSLVATDRYRVAVREIDWDSGQGDGSSETITALVPARTLQEVGKTFGHSGNINVAITNRDDRELIAFRADRKTVTSLLIKGNFPPVKRLFPETTDNYAIINTAELIEATRRMSLVLEREAALRFTFTIDGLTLEAVGSEQAQASEGIDALLTGDDIVLSLKPQFLIDGLTAVRSEYVRFSFTKTENTNKPGPMLITSQSSKDQPGADSYKYLLQPNLLLR
- the gnd gene encoding phosphogluconate dehydrogenase (NAD(+)-dependent, decarboxylating), which gives rise to MHIGLVGLGKMGNNMRTRLRANGIEVTGFDRNPDVTDVATISDLVAALPAPRTVWVMVPAGAITDSVVEELNGLLEAGDLIIDGGNSRFTDDFKHAELLSAKGIDYIDAGVSGGVWGVDNGYGLMVGGSKEQVERVMPVFDALRPEGPRDEGFVHVGEVGAGHYAKMVHNGIEYALMQAYAEGFELLDKREDIIKDVPGTFKAWQRGTVVRSWLLELLVRALEEDPDFEQIEGYVEDSGEGRWTIEEAIANAVPVPTISASIFARFVSRQEDSPAMKAVAALRNQFGGHAVKKADD
- the dnaA gene encoding chromosomal replication initiator protein DnaA, with the protein product MSDADDAIAETWQSVLEILSVDDRITPPLRGFLNLIVPKGIMGGTFYLEVPNEFTMGMLNQRMRAPILAALASIVDGGPVGNYAIVVNPDIVEERYEQTGFQHIDPAPLESPQPQLTPTPTLPARENDTRLNPKYSFDNFVIGQSNRFAHAAAVAVAEAPAKAYNPLFVYGDSGLGKTHLLHAIGHYAMNLYAGIRVRYVSSEEFTNDFINSIANNRGSFFQSRYRDIDILLIDDIQFLQGKAETQEAFFHTFNTLHDHNKQVVITSDLPPKALTGFEERMRSRFEWGLITDVQAPDLETRIAILRKKAQNEKLHIPDEVLEFIATKVSSNIRELEGTLIRVVAFASLNRTAVDMTLAQTVLKDVISLDDDNVISPIDIINTTADYFKLSVDDLYGSSRSQAVATARQIAMYLCRELTNLSLPKIGQLFGNRDHTTVMYANRKITDLMQEKRSIYNQVTELTSRIKQNLRYGA